Within Ralstonia pickettii DTP0602, the genomic segment TGTGCGGCGCGCCGTGGTCGCGCAGGTATTTGGGCGAGGCGCACAGCAGCCGCCGGTTCGGCGCCAGCCGCTTGGCCACGATGCGCGCGTCGGGCGGCGGGCCAAAACGGATGCAGACGTCGAACGCGTCTTCGGTCAGCGGCGGCGGGTCGGCGGACAGCTGCAACTGCACGTCGACCTCGGGGTAGGTGGTGACGTACTCCGAAATCACCGGCGCCACGTGCATGCGCCCGAACCCGAGCGTGGCGTTGACCCGCAGCAGGCCACTCGGCCGGCCCTTGGAACGGGTCAGCAGCTGGTCGAGGTCGTCGATTTCGCTGAGGATGCGCCTGGCGTGCTCGAGGTAGACCTCGCCTTCGGGGGTCAGGCTCATGCGCCGTGTCGTGCGTGTCACCAGCGGCATGCCGATGCGCGACTCCATCTGCGCCAGGCGCTTGCTGACCGCCGCCGTGGTGATGCCGAGGTCTCGCGCCGCGGCGCTGAGGCTGCCTGCGGTGGCCACTGAGGTGAAGAATCCCAGCTCCGATGGCTGGATACCCGGTGAGGAGGCCATTCCGATCTTTAATCTGAGGTTAACAATGCTTTAACTTTACAAGCGATCCAATACCCTGTCCACGGCCCAGAATCCGTCCCACGCACTCAAGCGCATTCAACGAGATTCTGACCAGGAGACAACCATGAAGACTTACCGCATCGCAACTATCCCGGGCGACGGCATTGGCAAAGAGGTGGTGCCGGCCGGCCGCCAGGTGATGGAGGCCCTGGCGTCGGCAGGCGCTGACTTCCGCTTCGAGTTCGAGGACTTCGACTGGGGCGGCGACTACTACCGCCAGCACGGCGTGATGATGCCCGCCGACGGCCTCGATGCGCTGCGCGACAAGGATGCGATCCTGTTCGGCTCGGCCGGCGACCCGCATATCCCCGACCACATCACGTTGTGGGGCCTGCGCCTGAAGATCTGCCAGGGCTTCGACCAGTACGCCAACGTGCGCCCGACGCGCATCCTGCCGGGCATCGATGCCCCGCTCAAGCGCTGCGCCGCGGAAGACCTGAACTGGGTGATCGTGCGCGAGAACTCGGAAGGCGAATACTCGGGCGTGGGCGGCCGCGTGCATCAGGGCCATCCCATCGAAGCCGCCACCGACGTGTCGATGATGACCCGCGTCGGCGTGGAGCGCATCCTGCGCTTCGCCTTCAAGCTGGCCCAGTCGCGGCCGCGCAAGCTGCTGACCGTCATCACCAAGTCCAACGCGCAGCGCCATGCCATGGTGATGTGGGACGAGGTCGCGGTGCAGGTGGCCAAGGACTTCCCGGACGTCAAGTGGGACAAGGAACTGGTCGATGCCGCCACGGCGCGCATGGTCAACCGCCCCGCGTCGCTGGACACCATCGTCGCCACCAACCTGCACGCCGACATCCTGAGCGACCTGGCGGCGGCGCTGGCCGGCAGCCTGGGTATCGCGCCGACCGGCAATATCGATCCGGAACGCCGCTATCCGTCGATGTTCGAACCGATCCACGGCTCGGCCTTCGACATCATGGGCAAGGGCCTGGCCAACCCGGTCGGCACCTTCTGGTCGGTGGTCATGCTGCTGGAGCACCTCGGCGAGAACGAGGCGGCGCAGCGCGTGATGAAGGCCGTCGAAGCCGTCACAGCCAACCCCGCGCTGCATACCGGCGACCTGGGCGGCAAGGCCACCACGGCCGAAGTGACCAAGGCCGTGTGCGATCTGCTCGCCGCCGGCAAGCAGGTCAAGGCGGCCTGAGCGCCAGCCTCGCCACTCTTCGCGCCCGGCGCCGGCCGGGCCGCACCCTGCGGGCCACCCCGGCCCGCATCGCCTTCCGGGCCAGGAAAGCAGCCGACCAGAGCTGCTCCGGGAGCGCTTTGCCTTACGACACAGCAGGAGACAGCAATGATTCAACGGCTGCTTGGCAAGCTCTACGTCCAGGTACTGATCGGCGTGGGCGCCGGCGTTGCACTGGGCGTGTGGGCGCCCGATATCGGCAGTGACCTGAAGCCGCTTGGCGACGTGTTCATCAAGCTGATCAAGATGGTGTTCGCGCCGATTATCTTCGCGACCGTGGTGCTCGGCATCGCGCGCATGGAGAACATGAAGGAGCTCGGACGCGTCGGCGTGCGGGCCCTGATTTACTTTGAGGTGCTGTCGACATTCGCGCTGGCCCTCGGGCTCGTGGTCGTCAACCTGGTCCAGCCGGGCCACGGCATGAATATCGATCCCGCCCACCTCGACACCAAGGCGATCGCCAGCTACACGCACGCCGCGGAGAAGCCGCACACGTTCATCGATTTCCTGATGAACCTGGTGCCAACCAGCATCATCGACGCGCTGGCCAAGAACGACATCCTGCAGATCCTGGTGTTTGCCACGCTGTTCGGCATCGCGCTGTCGCATATCGGCGCGCGCGCCAAGCCGGTGGTGGACTTCCTCGACTCCTTTACCCACGGCATCTTCACGGTGGTGGGGATGATCATGCGTCTGGCGCCGATCGCGGCGTTCGGCGCCATGGCCTTTACCGTCGGCAAGTACGGGCTGGGCTCGGTGGTCTCGCTGGGCAAGCTGATGGGCACCATGTACCTCACCTGCTTCCTGTTCGTGGTGATCGTGCTGGGTGGCGTGGCAAAGCTTTCCGGCTTCAGCCTTTGGAAATTCCTGAAGTACATCCGCGACGAACTGTTCACCGTGCTCGGCACCAGCTCGTCGGAATCGGTGGTGCCGCAGCTGATGCGCAAGCTGGAAAACGCCGGCGTGTCCAAGCCGGTGGTGGGGCTGGTGGTGCCTTCCGGACTGACCTTCAACCCTGACGGACAGTGCATCTACTACACCATGGCGGCGATCTTTGTCGCCCAGGCGACCAACACGCCGCTGACCATGACGGACCAGCTGGTCGTGCTCGGCGTGCTGCTGCTGACGTCGAAGGGCTCGGCGGGCGTGACCGGCTCCGGGTTTATCACGCTGGCGGCGACGCTGGCATCGCTCGGCAAGATCCCTGTCGCCGGCATGGTGCTGCTGCTGGGTGTCGACCGCTTTATGTCGGAAGCGCGCGCCATCACCAACACGATCGGCAATGCGGTAGGCACGCTGGCGATTGCGCGCTGGGTGGGCGCAGTGGACCGCAAGCAGCTTGCGGATGCGCTGGACGGCAAGCTGGAAGAGGAAGGCGACACGGTGCCCGAGGGCCATCAGGACGCCTCCCCGATCGGCTCGCGCATTGCACGCGCCGCCGATGCCCACGCCACGCTGATGCACTAAGGGGGCGACGTGACTACGCATCGTTCCGAAGCGGCCGCGTTGCTGCGGCGCATGTTCGACGCCGCC encodes:
- a CDS encoding LysR family transcriptional regulator; this encodes MASSPGIQPSELGFFTSVATAGSLSAAARDLGITTAAVSKRLAQMESRIGMPLVTRTTRRMSLTPEGEVYLEHARRILSEIDDLDQLLTRSKGRPSGLLRVNATLGFGRMHVAPVISEYVTTYPEVDVQLQLSADPPPLTEDAFDVCIRFGPPPDARIVAKRLAPNRRLLCASPKYLRDHGAPHTPSDLRRHNCIGIRQGSDAYGVWRLTTGKGAKARTESVRVRGNLTTNDGEIAVNWALEGHGILMRAEWDIERFLRSGRLVQVLPQYATPEADIYAVYQQRHQLSSRIRLFVEFLAAKFSEFGK
- a CDS encoding C4-dicarboxylate ABC transporter (involved in the transport of C4-dicarboxylates across the membrane); this encodes MIQRLLGKLYVQVLIGVGAGVALGVWAPDIGSDLKPLGDVFIKLIKMVFAPIIFATVVLGIARMENMKELGRVGVRALIYFEVLSTFALALGLVVVNLVQPGHGMNIDPAHLDTKAIASYTHAAEKPHTFIDFLMNLVPTSIIDALAKNDILQILVFATLFGIALSHIGARAKPVVDFLDSFTHGIFTVVGMIMRLAPIAAFGAMAFTVGKYGLGSVVSLGKLMGTMYLTCFLFVVIVLGGVAKLSGFSLWKFLKYIRDELFTVLGTSSSESVVPQLMRKLENAGVSKPVVGLVVPSGLTFNPDGQCIYYTMAAIFVAQATNTPLTMTDQLVVLGVLLLTSKGSAGVTGSGFITLAATLASLGKIPVAGMVLLLGVDRFMSEARAITNTIGNAVGTLAIARWVGAVDRKQLADALDGKLEEEGDTVPEGHQDASPIGSRIARAADAHATLMH
- a CDS encoding 3-isopropylmalate dehydrogenase (K07246: ttuC, dmlA; tartrate dehydrogenase/decarboxylase / D-malate dehydrogenase [EC:1.1.1.93 4.1.1.73 1.1.1.83]); protein product: MKTYRIATIPGDGIGKEVVPAGRQVMEALASAGADFRFEFEDFDWGGDYYRQHGVMMPADGLDALRDKDAILFGSAGDPHIPDHITLWGLRLKICQGFDQYANVRPTRILPGIDAPLKRCAAEDLNWVIVRENSEGEYSGVGGRVHQGHPIEAATDVSMMTRVGVERILRFAFKLAQSRPRKLLTVITKSNAQRHAMVMWDEVAVQVAKDFPDVKWDKELVDAATARMVNRPASLDTIVATNLHADILSDLAAALAGSLGIAPTGNIDPERRYPSMFEPIHGSAFDIMGKGLANPVGTFWSVVMLLEHLGENEAAQRVMKAVEAVTANPALHTGDLGGKATTAEVTKAVCDLLAAGKQVKAA